The Corynebacterium suranareeae genome window below encodes:
- a CDS encoding FAD-dependent monooxygenase: protein MQFHYDGYATADPMEMRAEGSGVNRPETLPEVMDVLIVGAGPAGTIAAAQLSRFPNVTTRLVERSDRRLELANADGVHSRTIETFQAFGFAHEILAEAHEITDMAFWKPDPHNPSEIIRDNSTRELPQHISEFPMALLTQTRIIDHFNRFMKNSPTRMEPDYGYEFVDFEAADDSDNEEYPITVTLRRTTGAQEGELVTVRTKYLVGADGARSQVRKSLGYRLQGKQANHAWGVMDIHANTDFPDVRKKCTIKSDTGRTILLIPREGGYLFRLYVDLGEVPDDGSKAVRDTPLQDVIDTANQIMAPFTLDVKNVVWNSIYEVGHRVADHFDDRVSEKTSSEHPRIFIAGDACHTHSAKAGQGMNVSMQDGFNLGWKLGHVASGNSPRELLQTYAEEREDIAYKLIEYDKNWSTLMAKPSSEMGSAQDLEDFYRANSEFNAGYMTHYPPSSITMDGSNQDLAKGYPIGRRFKSAMVGRVCDFTETHLGHQATADGRVRAYVFAGADALDGNDSELDRWSQWAEQHLDPAFVDAKVIYQKQYTEFDIRQVPSVFKPKVGIFELTNVENSFGITATSDIFDSREISRDGVVVVVRPDQYVSGIFPLTDTAGLGEFLTGYFPKMKGAHQTSEQQLVLQ, encoded by the coding sequence ATGCAGTTTCACTACGATGGATACGCTACCGCCGACCCAATGGAGATGCGCGCAGAAGGCAGCGGAGTAAACCGACCTGAAACCCTTCCCGAGGTCATGGATGTGTTGATCGTTGGTGCAGGCCCTGCTGGCACTATTGCAGCCGCTCAGCTTTCCCGCTTCCCCAATGTGACTACCCGTCTTGTAGAACGCAGTGACCGTCGCCTCGAGTTGGCCAACGCAGATGGTGTGCACTCCCGAACCATTGAAACCTTCCAAGCTTTCGGTTTCGCTCATGAAATTCTCGCAGAGGCCCACGAGATCACCGATATGGCTTTTTGGAAGCCGGATCCACACAACCCCAGTGAGATCATCCGCGACAACAGCACTCGTGAATTGCCACAACACATCAGTGAATTCCCGATGGCACTTCTTACTCAAACCCGTATCATCGACCACTTCAATCGATTCATGAAAAACTCACCAACCAGGATGGAACCTGATTATGGTTATGAGTTCGTGGACTTTGAAGCAGCAGATGATTCAGACAATGAAGAGTATCCAATCACCGTTACGCTTCGTCGCACAACCGGAGCTCAAGAAGGCGAACTGGTAACAGTCCGCACGAAGTACTTGGTTGGTGCTGATGGTGCTCGTAGCCAGGTTCGTAAATCATTGGGATACCGCTTGCAGGGTAAACAAGCCAACCATGCTTGGGGTGTGATGGATATCCATGCAAACACCGATTTCCCAGATGTACGCAAGAAGTGCACCATCAAATCCGACACTGGGCGAACCATTTTGCTCATCCCACGCGAAGGTGGTTATCTCTTCCGCCTCTATGTTGATCTGGGCGAAGTTCCTGATGACGGCAGCAAGGCTGTTCGTGACACCCCACTGCAAGATGTTATCGATACTGCAAACCAAATCATGGCTCCATTCACCCTGGATGTGAAAAACGTGGTGTGGAACTCCATCTACGAGGTCGGGCACCGCGTCGCAGACCATTTCGATGACCGTGTTTCAGAGAAAACCTCAAGCGAGCACCCACGCATTTTCATTGCTGGCGACGCCTGCCACACTCACAGCGCTAAGGCTGGTCAGGGCATGAACGTGTCCATGCAGGACGGATTCAACCTTGGTTGGAAGCTCGGGCACGTAGCCAGTGGAAATAGTCCCCGCGAGCTGTTGCAAACCTACGCTGAAGAACGCGAGGACATCGCTTACAAGCTCATTGAGTACGACAAGAACTGGTCAACACTCATGGCAAAGCCAAGCAGTGAAATGGGCAGCGCGCAGGATCTAGAAGACTTCTACCGCGCGAACTCCGAATTCAATGCCGGCTACATGACCCACTACCCGCCGTCCTCTATCACGATGGACGGAAGCAACCAAGATCTGGCAAAGGGCTATCCAATTGGTCGACGCTTCAAGTCAGCGATGGTTGGTCGAGTCTGCGACTTCACCGAAACACACCTCGGACACCAAGCCACTGCCGATGGACGTGTGCGTGCATATGTCTTCGCAGGCGCAGATGCACTTGATGGCAACGACTCCGAGCTTGATCGTTGGTCACAGTGGGCAGAACAACACCTTGATCCAGCATTTGTGGATGCCAAGGTGATCTACCAGAAGCAATACACCGAGTTCGATATCCGCCAGGTTCCATCCGTGTTCAAACCTAAGGTAGGCATCTTCGAGCTGACCAACGTGGAAAATTCCTTCGGTATCACCGCAACCTCCGATATCTTCGACAGCCGCGAAATCTCCCGAGATGGTGTCGTGGTGGTTGTCCGCCCAGACCAATATGTATCCGGAATCTTCCCGCTGACTGATACTGCAGGCCTCGGCGAGTTCCTCACCGGATACTTCCCCAAAATGAAGGGCGCACATCAAACAAGTGAACAACAGCTAGTGCTTCAGTGA
- a CDS encoding antitoxin VbhA family protein: protein MNSQTQRSVWVEQAKHSLYLEGLLTSAEYNEDAERYVSGTISADQLVEKHALDLIFLRALPALKELANFFYTFFEMPQTATIFCNFNHANVSFIRESFKNLLLSMALWPIGHGS, encoded by the coding sequence TTGAACTCGCAAACTCAACGATCTGTGTGGGTCGAGCAGGCTAAGCATTCTTTGTATCTCGAGGGGCTTTTAACAAGTGCCGAATACAATGAGGACGCAGAGCGTTACGTTTCTGGAACCATCAGCGCCGACCAGCTTGTTGAAAAACACGCGCTAGATTTAATCTTTCTTAGAGCATTGCCTGCTCTTAAGGAGCTAGCTAATTTCTTTTACACCTTTTTTGAGATGCCTCAAACCGCAACTATATTTTGTAATTTCAATCATGCTAACGTCTCTTTCATTAGAGAAAGTTTCAAAAATCTGTTACTGTCTATGGCTCTGTGGCCAATTGGTCACGGCAGCTAA
- a CDS encoding MFS transporter: MTHTPTPAFSKTRIAWMIAVAAAAAFLATFNETFLNVAFTPIMQDFNVDVNTVQWLTTGYLLVAAVFVPVSNILYHRFPTKPLFVSVVALMLVGSIVGALAPSFEVLLIARLLQAIGTGLLTPIGMNITLAVSPREKLGLNMGIMAAMTTLGPSLAIVLSGALLTVAPWTTLLWVFGGLTLVVLLAGGFALQNVAALRRPVLDTISFLLVAIGLVGILYGVSAAFGGAALYAAISAVIGVVALWIFVIRQQRIEHPLLNLRPFANISFVLGVLMTMLGLLFVFAMNVVIPLFLQSGHQMEPLGASLTLAPGILLTVVMGPIAGKLFDRHGGRWSIPLGFLIMAVFVTLVGVAAGHSSIWLFGTLYIPAVLATALVIGPSQTFALSQLDRETSPHGVTIVSTGFQIAGCVGTSLGAGIYGAISGGSGEFDSLLGGFRGAVGLVVVTSIIGIVLAFLAYRSTTKTPAASDQELTVQSIMKTDVYTLSLDDSVLDALKTFTDRGISGAPILHKDGTLAGFLSDGDVMRYLSATHPSSTSIYSYAIGGDDDLAQAMSELAELNVMRIATRNVLTIDAASSIVDAVTALSDAHIKKVPVVRGENGPVVGIVNRSAVNRLAIGSYLQGALVGGVEKHL; the protein is encoded by the coding sequence ATGACGCATACTCCGACTCCCGCGTTTTCTAAAACGCGCATCGCTTGGATGATTGCAGTTGCTGCGGCCGCTGCATTCCTTGCAACTTTTAATGAGACCTTCCTCAATGTGGCTTTCACGCCCATCATGCAGGATTTCAACGTTGACGTTAACACTGTCCAGTGGTTGACCACTGGTTATTTGCTGGTTGCAGCAGTGTTTGTTCCAGTCTCAAATATTCTTTATCACCGTTTCCCCACCAAGCCGCTGTTCGTTTCGGTTGTTGCGCTGATGCTGGTTGGTTCCATCGTGGGTGCGCTGGCGCCTTCGTTTGAAGTGCTGTTGATCGCGCGTTTACTGCAGGCGATTGGTACTGGTTTGCTCACGCCGATCGGTATGAATATCACGTTGGCGGTCTCGCCGCGTGAGAAGTTGGGCCTCAACATGGGTATCATGGCTGCGATGACCACGCTCGGCCCGTCGCTGGCAATTGTGCTGTCCGGCGCCTTGCTGACGGTCGCTCCATGGACCACCTTGCTGTGGGTGTTTGGCGGTTTGACGCTGGTAGTCCTGCTAGCTGGCGGTTTTGCGTTGCAAAACGTTGCTGCTTTACGACGCCCCGTCTTGGACACCATTTCCTTCCTGCTGGTCGCTATCGGCCTTGTCGGAATCCTTTATGGTGTTTCGGCAGCATTTGGCGGCGCAGCTCTCTATGCTGCTATTTCGGCTGTCATCGGTGTTGTTGCGCTGTGGATTTTTGTAATTCGTCAGCAGCGCATCGAGCATCCGCTACTTAACCTGCGCCCATTCGCTAACATTTCGTTTGTTCTCGGCGTGCTGATGACCATGCTTGGTCTGCTCTTCGTCTTTGCGATGAACGTTGTCATTCCACTATTCCTCCAGTCCGGACACCAGATGGAACCTTTGGGTGCATCCTTGACGCTTGCACCCGGAATTTTGCTCACCGTGGTAATGGGCCCAATTGCCGGCAAACTCTTTGACCGCCACGGTGGACGTTGGTCTATTCCATTGGGATTCCTCATCATGGCAGTGTTTGTCACCCTGGTGGGTGTTGCTGCTGGACACTCCTCCATTTGGTTATTCGGTACGCTATATATCCCCGCAGTTCTGGCAACCGCGCTGGTCATTGGCCCTTCCCAAACCTTTGCGCTTTCCCAACTTGACCGTGAAACCAGCCCACACGGTGTGACCATTGTGTCCACTGGTTTCCAGATCGCAGGTTGTGTGGGTACCTCCCTTGGTGCTGGTATTTACGGTGCAATCAGTGGTGGTAGTGGTGAATTTGATTCCTTACTCGGTGGTTTCCGTGGAGCTGTCGGCTTGGTTGTTGTCACGTCGATAATTGGTATTGTTCTGGCGTTTTTGGCATACCGCTCAACCACTAAAACTCCAGCTGCTTCTGATCAAGAACTCACAGTGCAGTCCATTATGAAGACTGACGTCTACACCCTATCCTTAGATGATTCAGTCCTAGATGCACTCAAGACGTTTACTGATCGCGGTATTTCTGGCGCACCGATTCTTCACAAAGATGGAACTCTTGCAGGGTTCCTGTCCGACGGCGATGTCATGCGCTACCTTTCTGCAACACATCCATCTTCCACCTCGATCTACTCTTATGCGATCGGTGGCGATGACGATCTTGCACAAGCTATGTCTGAACTAGCTGAACTCAACGTGATGCGCATTGCTACCCGTAATGTCCTCACCATCGATGCTGCATCCTCCATTGTTGATGCCGTAACTGCACTTTCCGATGCCCACATCAAGAAAGTTCCAGTTGTACGTGGCGAAAACGGTCCCGTCGTGGGTATCGTTAACCGCTCTGCGGTTAACCGTTTAGCAATTGGCAGCTACCTGCAAGGTGCGCTGGTGGGAGGCGTCGAAAAGCATCTTTAA